The following are from one region of the Papaver somniferum cultivar HN1 unplaced genomic scaffold, ASM357369v1 unplaced-scaffold_132, whole genome shotgun sequence genome:
- the LOC113332744 gene encoding F-box protein CPR1-like: MSNMPEDVYSEILPWVPAKSAIICKSVCKTWYSLISNPKFVKLHLHRTIEKKNESKFVFLISGDNDHNYALVSSISYDLLYSSLLSMGDCDDAIVEMVLPFKDSAYPVRFLGTCHGLICMMYATIVGTAPFIVVWNPTTTECKILPNSKIGVVNHHRSIYSFGYDPKIDDYKLVTVVKLQGNKDGSVSMRGSKNGYVAEIYTLQSDSWRSIETIPYMFSSIPYDSLSGVLVNGARHWYGESRNLAQEFIVSFDFSKERFEQLHLPKEFSEIEHYVMTLGVLEDCLYLLASVIRPCIQHEVWMMQDYGVQESWTKHVVIRHQWVVQLIFTKVIWSFADGKILLSTEGHLVLYDPKQNTCTTKMVRNLAWILAEDNYVESLVSLHSDIIRGGIVENKLPL, from the coding sequence ATGTCGAACATGCCAGAAGATGTCTACTCGGAAATCCTTCCATGGGTACCTGCGAAATCGGCAATTATCTGTAAGTCTGTTTGCAAGACATGGTATTCCCtaatttcaaaccctaaatttgtcaAACTGCACCTTCATCGCACTATCGAGAAAAAAAACGAATCCAAGTTCGTGTTTCTAATTTCTGGCGATAATGATCATAATTATGCCCTAGTTAGCTCCATAAGTTATGATTTATTGTATTCTTCACTATTATCAATGGGAGATTGTGACGATGCTATTGTGGAAATGGTTCTCCCATTCAAAGATTCCGCTTATCCAGTTCGCTTTCTGGGAACTTGTCATGGTTTGATTTGTATGATGTACGCCACTATTGTTGGTACTGCACCATTCATTGTAGTTTGGAACCCAACAACTACCGAATGCAAGATATTACCCAATTCAAAAATTGGAGTTGTAAACCACCATCGCTCTATTTATTCATTTGGTTATGATCCCAAGATTGACGACTACAAGTTAGTAACAGTTgtaaaattgcaaggaaataagGATGGTTCGGTAAGCATGCGAGGAAGTAAGAATGGTTATGTTGCTGAAATTTATACCTTACAGTCAGACTCATGGAGAAGCATTGAGACCATCCCTTATATGTTTTCTTCTATCCCTTATGATAGTTTATCTGGGGTGCTTGTTAATGGAGCTCGTCATTGGTATGGCGAAAGCAGGAATTTAGCGCAAGAATTTATAGTCTCTTTTGATTTTAGCAAGGAGAGGTTTGAACAATTGCACTTGCCAAAAGAATTTTCAGAGATTGAACATTATGTTATGACCTTGGGAGTATTGGAAGACTGCCTCTATCTGCTAGCTTCTGTTATTAGGCCTTGCATTCAGCATGAAGTATGGATGATGCAGGATTATGGTGTTCAAGAATCTTGGACTAAACATGTGGTCATCCGCCATCAGTGGGTTGTTCAACTTATTTTCACCAAGGTCATCTGGTCTTTCGCTGATGGTAAGATTCTGTTATCAACTGAAGGACACTTGGTTCTATATGACCCGAAGCAGAACACATGTACAACGAAAATGGTTCGAAATTTAGCATGGATACTCGCAGAAGATAATTATGTCGAAAGCTTAGTTTCGCTTCACTCTGATATTATTCGGGGAGGAATTGTTGAGAATAAGCTTCCATTGTAG
- the LOC113333213 gene encoding zinc finger BED domain-containing protein DAYSLEEPER-like, whose amino-acid sequence MTTISTQGESEQSEHHVETIPSSPMDDDHGETAEANITGDCDNVEGEISIVSGKKRSIVWNHFEKKKIKGEDKAVCKYCHKPLGGKSTNGTKHLHAHMKRCPRRKQQDIRQSIITPSKKSDGRSQLNTYSFDQSFARKELAYMIIIHEYPLSIVEHA is encoded by the coding sequence ATGACAACTATATCCACACAAGGTGAATCCGAACAGTCTGAACACCATGTCGAGACAATTCCAAGTTCTCCAATGGATGATGACCATGGTGAAACTGCCGAGGCAAACATTACAGGTGATTGTGATAATGTCGAAGGTGAAATTTCTatagtttcagggaagaaaagatCCATAGTGTGGAaccactttgaaaagaaaaagataaaagggGAAGACAAAGCAGTTTGCAAATATTGTCATAAACCATTAGGAGGAAAAAGCACAAATGGGACTAAGCATCTACACGCACACATGAAAAGATGTCCTCGACGTAAACAGCAAGACATAAGACAATCAATAATCACTCCGAGTAAAAAAAGTGACGGAAGAAGTCAGCTTAACACGTACAGTTTTGATCAATCGTTCGCTAGGAAGGAACTTGCTTATATGATAATCATACACGAGTATCCGCTTTCCATCGTTGAACATGCATGA